The proteins below are encoded in one region of Timaviella obliquedivisa GSE-PSE-MK23-08B:
- a CDS encoding FAD-binding oxidoreductase produces the protein MALAGSRLAIAWDSLAAALEGIEVIRDLDQITKLSQDYYTFSPILTPQLTGKVGDIVVRPAHEAEVLRVAEVCVKFKSPLTVRGAGTGNYGQCVPLQGGVILDLSKMQTVKWVKPGLACVEPGVKLAALDKQTRETGWEIRMAPSTYRTATIGGFISGGSGGIGSITYGQLRDRGNLHAVRVVTMEDKPRVLELRGDEVQKVNHAYGTNGIITELEIPLSPAYPWTELIVTFSDFMTAARFGQALADSDGIIKKLICICADPIPTYFAAFRNYISTDSHCALLMIAESCLEPFGELVKEFGGRICYEKRAEDAGKGVAIAEYTWNHTTLHARSVDPSLTYLQTLFPPDKDLKLLGQLYQHFGDEVMMHLEFIRVGGVALPAALQIVRYSTAERLQEIIKYHEDQGAFIANPHTYILEDGGMKTINPVQLAFKKQVDPYGLLNLGKMRAWEEQV, from the coding sequence ATGGCATTAGCAGGTTCACGGTTGGCGATCGCCTGGGATTCATTAGCAGCAGCATTAGAAGGGATTGAAGTGATTCGAGATTTAGATCAAATCACCAAACTTTCCCAGGATTACTACACGTTTAGTCCTATTCTGACCCCGCAACTTACTGGTAAAGTGGGTGATATAGTCGTACGTCCTGCCCATGAAGCAGAAGTTCTAAGAGTTGCGGAAGTGTGCGTCAAGTTTAAGTCACCTCTGACCGTGCGTGGCGCAGGAACTGGAAACTATGGGCAATGTGTGCCTTTGCAGGGCGGCGTAATTCTAGACTTGAGCAAAATGCAGACAGTGAAGTGGGTCAAGCCTGGATTAGCGTGTGTTGAACCCGGCGTTAAACTAGCCGCGCTAGATAAGCAAACGCGGGAGACAGGCTGGGAAATTCGCATGGCTCCCTCGACCTATCGCACGGCAACGATCGGTGGATTTATTAGTGGTGGCAGTGGTGGCATTGGCTCGATCACTTATGGGCAACTGCGCGATCGCGGCAATCTTCATGCAGTTCGCGTTGTAACCATGGAAGACAAACCCCGCGTCCTTGAGCTACGCGGCGACGAAGTGCAAAAAGTGAATCATGCCTACGGCACTAATGGCATTATCACCGAATTAGAAATCCCTCTCAGCCCGGCATATCCTTGGACAGAGTTAATCGTTACATTTTCTGACTTTATGACGGCAGCACGCTTTGGGCAAGCGTTAGCGGATTCTGATGGCATTATAAAAAAGCTGATTTGCATTTGCGCCGATCCTATCCCTACCTACTTTGCAGCTTTCCGTAACTACATCTCTACAGACAGCCATTGTGCATTATTAATGATTGCTGAATCCTGCCTAGAGCCGTTTGGCGAATTGGTGAAAGAGTTTGGAGGGCGCATTTGTTATGAAAAAAGAGCAGAGGATGCAGGGAAGGGCGTGGCGATCGCTGAATATACTTGGAACCACACCACCCTCCACGCACGCAGCGTTGATCCGTCCCTCACCTATCTCCAAACTCTGTTCCCACCCGACAAAGATCTAAAGCTTCTAGGGCAACTGTATCAACACTTTGGGGATGAAGTGATGATGCATTTAGAATTTATTCGGGTAGGTGGTGTTGCCCTGCCTGCGGCATTGCAAATCGTACGGTATAGCACTGCCGAACGACTTCAAGAAATTATCAAATACCATGAAGACCAGGGCGCATTTATAGCCAATCCCCACACCTACATTTTGGAAGATGGCGGTATGAAAACCATTAACCCTGTGCAACTCGCGTTTAAGAAGCAGGTTGACCCGTACGGGTTGTTGAATCTAGGAAAGATGCGGGCGTGGGAGGAGCAAGTGTAG
- a CDS encoding Uma2 family endonuclease: MTTSLLQPQPTEIFYPCSDGEPVAESYVHLYALMVTLEVLRQYLLAQQATVLGNQFLYYAQGFPRLRVAPDVMVIFNVAPGGRDNYKTWEEGEVPAVVFEMTSKSTKNQDLGAKKTLYEGLGVQEYWLFDPRGEWIEEQLRGYRLLNEEYQLITDSRSEPLRLRLQVEGQLIGFYREDTGEKLLIPQELADALGQEKAARRQAEDARQQAEDARQQTEVENERLKAQLRALGADPESAP, from the coding sequence ATGACGACTTCTTTACTACAACCCCAGCCAACCGAAATTTTTTACCCCTGTTCAGATGGTGAACCCGTGGCAGAATCATACGTCCATCTCTATGCCTTGATGGTCACCTTAGAGGTGCTACGGCAATACTTGCTCGCTCAGCAAGCGACGGTCTTAGGAAATCAATTTCTATACTATGCTCAAGGCTTCCCTCGATTGCGCGTTGCACCGGATGTCATGGTAATTTTTAATGTCGCTCCAGGCGGACGAGATAACTATAAAACTTGGGAGGAAGGGGAGGTTCCGGCTGTTGTGTTTGAGATGACTTCTAAAAGCACGAAGAATCAAGATCTGGGTGCAAAGAAGACGCTCTATGAAGGGCTGGGGGTTCAAGAATATTGGTTGTTTGATCCGCGAGGAGAATGGATTGAAGAACAGTTGCGAGGATATCGGCTGCTTAATGAAGAATATCAATTAATTACTGATAGTCGCAGCGAACCGTTGCGACTGCGGTTACAAGTGGAAGGACAACTCATTGGGTTTTATCGGGAAGACACTGGCGAAAAACTGTTGATTCCTCAAGAGTTGGCAGATGCACTGGGTCAGGAAAAAGCGGCAAGGCGGCAAGCAGAAGATGCGAGGCAGCAGGCAGAAGATGCGAGGCAGCAGACAGAAGTGGAGAATGAAAGGCTTAAGGCGCAGCTAAGAGCATTAGGTGCTGATCCAGAGTCCGCCCCTTAG
- the rsmD gene encoding 16S rRNA (guanine(966)-N(2))-methyltransferase RsmD, protein MALRIHGNRLLKTLPGSATRPTPGRVREALFNIWQGKIAGCRWLDLCTGSGAMGAEALCRGAALVIGIEQSSQACEIIQQNWRQVAKPHQTFQVIRGDVVKRLVELSDQAPFDRIYFDPPYASDLYEPVLEAIAHHQLLAPQGEMAVEHSPGKILPEAIHSLSLNRQKTYGNTAIAFYLR, encoded by the coding sequence ATGGCGCTGCGAATTCATGGCAACCGCCTTCTCAAAACCCTCCCAGGTTCTGCCACTCGCCCGACTCCAGGTCGGGTACGGGAAGCCTTGTTCAATATTTGGCAAGGCAAAATTGCGGGCTGTCGCTGGCTTGATCTTTGTACGGGTAGCGGCGCGATGGGAGCAGAGGCGCTATGTCGTGGGGCGGCGCTAGTCATTGGCATTGAGCAATCGAGTCAGGCTTGTGAAATCATTCAGCAGAACTGGCGGCAGGTGGCGAAACCTCATCAAACGTTTCAGGTGATTCGGGGAGACGTGGTAAAGCGGTTGGTAGAATTATCAGATCAAGCGCCTTTTGACCGCATTTATTTTGATCCGCCCTATGCCAGTGATTTGTATGAGCCTGTGTTAGAGGCGATCGCCCACCACCAACTCCTTGCCCCACAAGGTGAAATGGCGGTGGAACATTCACCTGGGAAGATTTTGCCGGAGGCAATCCATTCCCTTAGTCTCAATCGACAGAAAACCTATGGCAATACGGCGATCGCATTTTATTTAAGATAG
- the hisH gene encoding imidazole glycerol phosphate synthase subunit HisH, whose translation MTVIAVVDYDMGNLHSACKGLERAGALPQVTDSVRVMEQADAVVLPGVGSFDPAIQHLRSRDLIHPIQDIIASGKPFLGICLGLQILLDGSEEGYEPGLGVIPGMVRLFRPEPRLTIPHMGWNQLQLTQPDLALWQQLPAEPWMYFVHSFYADPLDPAMNAATITHGSQTVTAAIARQNLMATQFHPEKSSAAGLQVLSNFVAFVNSKHPESKQLVGAG comes from the coding sequence ATGACCGTTATTGCTGTAGTGGATTATGACATGGGCAACTTGCACTCGGCTTGCAAAGGGCTGGAGAGGGCGGGTGCACTGCCTCAAGTCACCGATTCTGTGAGGGTAATGGAACAGGCAGATGCTGTAGTACTACCTGGAGTCGGTTCGTTTGATCCTGCCATTCAGCATTTGCGATCGCGCGATTTGATTCACCCGATTCAAGACATCATTGCTAGTGGTAAGCCGTTCTTGGGTATTTGCCTGGGGCTACAGATTCTATTGGATGGCAGCGAAGAAGGATATGAACCTGGTTTAGGCGTTATCCCTGGCATGGTGCGGCTTTTTCGCCCAGAACCTCGACTGACTATTCCCCACATGGGTTGGAACCAACTTCAACTGACTCAGCCCGATTTGGCGCTTTGGCAACAGCTTCCGGCTGAGCCTTGGATGTATTTTGTTCACTCGTTTTACGCCGATCCGCTTGACCCAGCGATGAATGCGGCGACCATTACCCACGGTAGCCAAACGGTGACAGCGGCGATCGCCCGTCAAAACTTAATGGCGACCCAATTCCACCCCGAAAAATCGTCAGCCGCTGGATTACAAGTCCTCTCAAATTTCGTAGCTTTCGTCAACAGCAAACATCCTGAAAGCAAACAGCTTGTGGGTGCAGGTTAA
- a CDS encoding alpha/beta hydrolase: protein MRIGLAIVLAGIGLFLSAWIILPPPNFFLLRLAVGAPEISPVLIVINAIALLLLLATYSTSPLKSIALVCATAGLAFSALPLVQLPSMVQQANGALEQIGIKDSPLTRLRSQPFVLLDVFRGIPIPPTRRVQTIQFTQSDGIPLSLNLYRPTQVGKYPAIVVIHGGGWQNGSPNDNAQFSQYMAAQGYSVVSIDYRRAPQHRFPAQLEDVRTAIAYIREHADELEVDVNRMALMGRSAGAHLAMLAAYEPDAPPIRAVVNYYGPVNLTTGYQDPPNPDPIGSRGLLRDFLGGTPADLPELYQQASPWNYVNNMVPSSLLIYGHRDHVVQSKFGRKLYDRLEKTGNQAIFLEIPWAEHAFDAIFQGVSSQVALYYTERFLAWALK from the coding sequence ATGAGGATTGGGTTAGCGATAGTATTGGCAGGAATTGGACTGTTCCTCAGTGCCTGGATTATTTTGCCGCCGCCCAACTTTTTTCTGCTGCGCTTGGCAGTCGGTGCGCCAGAGATCAGTCCAGTCCTAATTGTTATTAACGCGATCGCCCTCCTCCTATTGCTAGCCACCTACAGCACCTCCCCGCTCAAATCCATTGCCTTAGTCTGCGCCACTGCCGGACTCGCCTTCAGCGCTTTACCCCTAGTTCAACTTCCCTCTATGGTGCAGCAAGCCAATGGTGCCTTGGAGCAAATAGGCATAAAAGATTCTCCATTAACTCGCCTACGATCACAGCCCTTCGTCTTGCTTGATGTTTTTCGGGGCATTCCCATCCCCCCTACGCGCCGCGTCCAAACCATTCAGTTCACCCAGTCTGATGGCATACCGCTTAGCCTCAACCTTTATCGCCCAACGCAAGTCGGAAAATACCCGGCGATCGTCGTGATTCATGGGGGCGGTTGGCAGAATGGCAGCCCAAATGATAACGCTCAGTTTAGTCAATATATGGCGGCTCAGGGCTATAGCGTAGTGTCAATCGACTATCGGCGGGCACCCCAGCATCGATTCCCGGCACAGTTAGAAGATGTGAGAACAGCGATCGCCTACATCCGAGAACACGCCGATGAACTAGAAGTGGATGTTAATCGGATGGCATTGATGGGGCGATCGGCAGGAGCACATTTAGCCATGCTCGCGGCTTACGAACCCGATGCTCCTCCCATTCGTGCAGTCGTCAACTACTACGGTCCCGTTAACCTAACGACAGGTTACCAAGACCCGCCCAATCCCGATCCCATTGGCAGTCGGGGCTTACTCAGAGACTTTTTAGGCGGCACACCCGCAGACCTACCTGAGTTATATCAGCAAGCCTCTCCCTGGAATTATGTCAACAACATGGTGCCGTCTTCTCTCTTAATCTATGGGCACAGAGACCATGTAGTACAATCTAAATTTGGGCGAAAGCTATACGATAGATTAGAGAAAACTGGAAATCAAGCAATTTTTTTAGAAATTCCTTGGGCAGAACATGCCTTTGATGCCATTTTTCAAGGCGTAAGTAGTCAGGTAGCACTTTATTACACCGAGCGATTTTTGGCTTGGGCTCTGAAGTAA
- a CDS encoding glycosyltransferase family 4 protein, whose product MRILIYSYNYYPEPIGIAPLMTELAEGLVARGHEVRVVTGMPNYPQRQVYPEYKGKLYCTEERNGVIIQRSCVWTRPQPGLLNRMLLDGSFVISSLTQALRGWRPNAILLTVPPLPVSVPAALLGWLYSCPVVLNLQDILPDAAVHVGLLTNKQAIRVFEVLEKFAYHTAHTISVITDGFTDNLTAKGVPAKKIRCIPNWVDVKFIRPLPKIDNAFRRAHDLEDKFVVMYSGNIALTQGLKTVIRAAAHLSHVPEIVFVIVGEPQALAVLKETCIEYQLENVRLLPFQPREQLPEMLAAADVGLVMQKNNVISFNMPSKIQVLLASGRPIIASVPSNGTAARAILQSGGGMVVEPEQPDKLAEAILHLQENPAEAEALGLQGRRYAVLNYSFEQALSRYEELFYQITATRRTSLPELTTEDVLLEAVPIELEKTQV is encoded by the coding sequence ATGCGAATTCTAATTTACTCCTACAATTACTATCCTGAACCTATTGGTATCGCTCCACTCATGACGGAGCTAGCTGAAGGACTCGTAGCAAGAGGGCACGAGGTAAGAGTTGTTACAGGAATGCCCAATTATCCTCAGCGTCAAGTTTATCCCGAATATAAGGGCAAGCTTTACTGCACCGAAGAACGCAATGGCGTTATCATCCAGCGGAGTTGTGTCTGGACGCGCCCTCAACCCGGATTGCTTAACCGCATGTTACTAGATGGTAGCTTTGTGATCAGCAGCCTCACTCAAGCGCTCCGAGGCTGGCGACCCAACGCGATTTTGCTGACGGTTCCTCCCCTGCCTGTGTCAGTGCCTGCTGCCTTGCTAGGCTGGTTGTACTCCTGCCCCGTCGTGCTAAACCTGCAAGACATCTTGCCCGATGCAGCCGTTCATGTCGGTCTGTTAACCAATAAGCAAGCTATTCGAGTCTTTGAGGTATTAGAAAAGTTCGCCTATCACACGGCACACACTATTAGCGTGATTACTGATGGCTTTACCGACAACCTCACGGCTAAAGGCGTTCCTGCTAAAAAAATTCGCTGCATCCCAAACTGGGTTGATGTGAAATTTATTCGCCCTTTGCCCAAAATCGATAATGCTTTTAGAAGAGCCCATGACCTTGAAGACAAGTTTGTCGTTATGTACTCTGGCAACATTGCCCTGACCCAAGGACTGAAAACCGTTATTCGAGCCGCGGCTCACTTGAGCCATGTTCCCGAAATTGTTTTTGTAATTGTGGGCGAACCTCAAGCGTTGGCAGTTCTCAAAGAAACCTGCATTGAGTACCAGCTAGAAAATGTGCGGTTGCTACCTTTTCAGCCGAGGGAGCAGTTACCAGAAATGTTGGCAGCAGCAGATGTAGGGTTAGTCATGCAAAAGAACAACGTGATATCGTTTAACATGCCCTCTAAAATTCAAGTGCTGCTTGCCAGTGGTCGCCCCATCATTGCTTCGGTGCCATCTAATGGAACTGCTGCAAGGGCAATTCTTCAGAGCGGCGGCGGTATGGTTGTGGAACCTGAGCAGCCAGATAAGCTGGCAGAAGCAATCTTACATCTTCAAGAAAACCCGGCTGAGGCTGAGGCATTAGGACTACAAGGACGGCGGTATGCGGTTTTGAACTATTCCTTTGAACAAGCACTGAGTCGCTATGAAGAGTTGTTTTACCAAATTACGGCAACTCGGCGCACCTCTTTGCCAGAGCTAACAACTGAAGATGTTTTGCTGGAAGCAGTGCCCATTGAATTGGAAAAGACTCAGGTTTAG
- the ftsY gene encoding signal recognition particle-docking protein FtsY, translating to MTPFNWFNRQFNQPQPGQSAESPSQAEVNSEAATEETGEEAKETAIDQDALSWAKAAYANIQKQKAVEEPAEPTLPLEGAVRQVESVAEETSVVEAGVKVIVENITAETAEAIAEPAEPTEPIESIDETTAPEVAPLPFWAQAEAERLERLERLKAESIAEPEPVVPAVIAASLDTSSTIPDFVLDEAFLWSAEVLASQGRRPDQVSIEEITWLKQLRQGLDKTRRNLVNQLKSIVGQGPLNQDAVMEIESLLLQADVGVEATDFIVESLQNRLREEVLPPAEAIAYLKQLLREMLDKPLGNAHALTFVPEKDTLNIWLITGVNGAGKTTTIGKIVHIAQKSGYRCLIAAADTFRAAAVQQVQVWGDRSNVEVIANPGKNTDPAAVVFDAIAAAQSRGTELLIVDTAGRLQNKKNLMDELSKIRRIIDKKAPGAHVESLLVLDSTLGQNGLRQAEVFSEAAQLSGVVLTKLDGTAKGGIALAVVQQLNLPIRFIGAGEGIEDLRPFSSYEFVEALLNG from the coding sequence ATGACTCCTTTCAATTGGTTCAATCGCCAATTTAATCAGCCCCAACCTGGACAATCGGCAGAATCTCCAAGTCAGGCAGAGGTAAATTCTGAAGCTGCCACTGAGGAAACGGGTGAGGAAGCTAAGGAAACCGCGATTGACCAAGATGCTCTGAGTTGGGCAAAAGCTGCCTATGCTAACATTCAAAAACAGAAAGCAGTTGAAGAACCTGCTGAACCTACGCTTCCTCTAGAAGGCGCTGTACGACAGGTTGAGTCCGTTGCAGAAGAAACTTCTGTTGTAGAAGCAGGCGTGAAAGTAATCGTAGAGAATATCACAGCAGAGACGGCTGAGGCGATCGCAGAACCCGCAGAACCGACAGAACCCATAGAATCGATCGACGAAACCACTGCTCCCGAAGTCGCCCCCTTACCCTTTTGGGCACAAGCTGAAGCCGAACGGCTCGAACGCTTAGAACGCCTCAAAGCCGAATCGATCGCTGAACCCGAGCCAGTTGTGCCTGCTGTTATAGCTGCCTCATTAGACACTTCTTCCACTATTCCTGATTTTGTTCTGGATGAAGCTTTTCTGTGGTCTGCCGAAGTCTTAGCATCTCAAGGTCGTCGCCCTGACCAAGTTTCTATTGAAGAAATCACTTGGTTGAAGCAACTTCGCCAAGGGCTAGATAAGACTCGTCGCAATCTCGTTAATCAACTTAAGTCGATCGTAGGGCAGGGTCCTCTCAATCAAGATGCTGTCATGGAGATTGAATCTCTTTTGCTGCAAGCAGATGTGGGCGTTGAAGCGACTGATTTTATTGTGGAATCGTTGCAAAATAGGCTCCGCGAAGAAGTTTTGCCTCCAGCCGAAGCGATCGCCTATCTCAAGCAACTCCTCCGCGAAATGTTGGACAAGCCTTTGGGTAATGCCCATGCCCTCACTTTTGTACCTGAAAAAGACACCTTGAACATTTGGCTAATTACTGGAGTGAACGGCGCAGGCAAAACCACTACTATTGGCAAAATTGTTCACATTGCCCAGAAATCGGGTTATCGCTGTTTAATTGCTGCTGCTGATACTTTCCGGGCTGCTGCTGTGCAGCAAGTTCAGGTCTGGGGCGATCGCAGCAACGTAGAAGTAATTGCCAATCCTGGTAAGAATACTGACCCAGCAGCCGTAGTGTTCGATGCGATCGCCGCTGCCCAATCTCGTGGCACCGAGCTTTTAATTGTCGATACCGCAGGTAGGCTTCAGAACAAGAAAAACTTGATGGACGAACTCAGCAAGATTCGTCGCATCATCGACAAAAAAGCTCCGGGTGCCCATGTCGAATCCCTTCTCGTCCTAGATTCCACCCTGGGGCAAAATGGGCTACGCCAAGCTGAGGTCTTTTCTGAAGCTGCTCAACTCAGCGGTGTTGTTCTAACTAAACTAGATGGAACTGCCAAAGGTGGCATTGCTTTGGCTGTAGTCCAGCAACTCAATCTGCCAATCCGCTTCATTGGCGCGGGCGAGGGCATCGAAGACCTCCGTCCTTTTTCTAGCTACGAATTTGTTGAGGCGTTGCTCAACGGATAG
- the nusB gene encoding transcription antitermination factor NusB: MKARRIARELALLSISQLPTKPERIATQQLQDVVVAAIRTLTAEAQETLETAVAELERGSDRLLSSQTRAVDLQSSRAMVQDAMDLAQAAINRIGHAVEIPEFVQLSNQQDVRDYVLEILTQVQKSRTEIDQLLETSMVDWQVHRLVRIDQDILRIAIAEMWFLGIPEQVAINEAVELAKRYSGEDGHRFINGVLRRVSQAIASRV; encoded by the coding sequence ATGAAAGCTCGTCGAATCGCCCGTGAACTGGCTCTCCTCAGCATCAGTCAGCTTCCAACCAAGCCAGAACGCATTGCGACGCAGCAACTTCAAGATGTCGTTGTGGCAGCAATCCGTACCCTCACAGCGGAAGCCCAGGAAACTTTAGAAACCGCTGTTGCGGAGCTAGAGCGGGGGAGCGATCGCCTCTTGTCTAGTCAAACCAGAGCGGTTGATTTGCAAAGTTCTCGGGCAATGGTGCAAGATGCAATGGACTTGGCTCAAGCTGCCATTAACCGCATTGGTCATGCTGTAGAAATCCCTGAGTTTGTCCAGCTTTCTAACCAGCAAGATGTGCGAGATTATGTCCTTGAAATTTTGACCCAAGTGCAAAAAAGCCGGACTGAAATCGACCAGCTTTTGGAAACTTCTATGGTCGATTGGCAGGTGCATCGGTTGGTGCGCATCGACCAAGATATTTTGCGAATTGCGATCGCCGAAATGTGGTTTCTCGGCATTCCTGAGCAAGTGGCAATCAACGAAGCGGTAGAATTGGCAAAGCGTTACAGCGGCGAAGACGGGCATCGCTTCATCAATGGAGTCCTGCGACGCGTCAGCCAAGCCATTGCGTCTCGCGTTTAA
- a CDS encoding glycosyltransferase family 39 protein has protein sequence MSLNHDRLSQPSFHWEDQPIIAWMLATFWVATICFIAFWWQLDGTGLVDETEPLFAEASRQMVVTGDWVTPYFNGITRFDKPPLVYWLMAIAFKVGGVNTWTVRFPSALAATGLTGLGFYTLKQFGSLSLAHKSLAHEKGDLSRSSWFTAWLGAALIALNVQTIAWARTGVSDMLLSGCIGAALFSFFIGYALLGQAKAQARWYLAFYILMALAVLTKGPVGLVLPGLIIGFFLLYMGNGRAVLQEMQLLRGILVFLALTVPWYVLVIQANGEAYINAFFGYHNLERFSRVVNNHSAPWWFFFAVVPMSFAPWSAYLPVAIARLQFWRINHWRKQPRSQHLGIFALIWFIVIFGFFTIAATKLPSYTIPLLPAAAVLVALFWRDSMYSFKYRLQSSRGILFSHIGSILFALLLAAASLLSPRWLKSDKDLPQLQAAVQQLGIPTLAASLWLGLAIASLILLLRRQGRWIWRVQLVSFFALLLIILLPSVALVDAQRQLPLRTIANTILQVRQPGERLMMVGYSKPSLVFYTRSPFTFITEHDKVLPAIQKLKRNRKRRSVLLVVRARKLRDTQLSPNQYQFLSQSGVFQLIRIPLQ, from the coding sequence ATGTCATTGAATCACGATCGCCTCTCTCAGCCCTCTTTTCATTGGGAAGACCAACCTATAATTGCCTGGATGCTAGCCACTTTCTGGGTCGCCACAATTTGCTTTATAGCGTTTTGGTGGCAGTTAGATGGGACTGGATTGGTAGATGAAACTGAGCCGCTGTTTGCTGAAGCTTCTCGGCAAATGGTGGTGACGGGTGATTGGGTCACGCCTTATTTCAATGGGATCACGCGATTTGATAAGCCGCCCTTGGTGTACTGGCTGATGGCGATCGCCTTCAAAGTTGGTGGGGTCAATACCTGGACAGTCCGGTTTCCTTCAGCCTTGGCGGCAACGGGTTTGACAGGTTTAGGATTCTACACGCTCAAGCAATTTGGTTCGCTTAGTTTAGCTCACAAGAGTTTGGCTCACGAGAAAGGAGATTTATCGCGATCGTCCTGGTTCACCGCTTGGCTCGGCGCAGCGCTTATTGCTCTCAACGTGCAGACCATTGCCTGGGCGAGAACTGGCGTTTCTGACATGCTACTCAGCGGTTGCATAGGCGCTGCGCTGTTTTCCTTCTTCATTGGCTACGCGCTGTTGGGGCAGGCTAAAGCCCAAGCCCGTTGGTATTTAGCTTTTTACATTTTGATGGCTTTGGCAGTCCTGACCAAAGGCCCAGTTGGGCTAGTATTGCCGGGGTTGATTATTGGCTTTTTTTTGCTGTATATGGGCAATGGAAGAGCAGTGTTGCAGGAGATGCAGTTGCTCCGAGGCATTCTCGTGTTTTTGGCGCTAACGGTGCCTTGGTATGTGTTGGTCATTCAGGCAAACGGTGAGGCATACATCAACGCGTTCTTTGGCTATCACAATCTGGAGCGCTTTTCCCGGGTCGTCAATAATCACAGTGCGCCTTGGTGGTTTTTCTTTGCAGTAGTGCCCATGAGCTTTGCGCCATGGTCGGCTTATTTGCCCGTGGCGATCGCCCGTTTACAGTTCTGGCGCATTAACCATTGGCGCAAACAGCCTCGTTCTCAACATCTGGGTATTTTTGCCCTAATCTGGTTCATCGTTATTTTCGGCTTTTTTACGATCGCGGCTACCAAGCTTCCCAGCTACACCATCCCGCTCCTTCCTGCTGCTGCTGTTTTAGTCGCGCTGTTCTGGCGAGACTCTATGTATAGTTTCAAATACCGTCTCCAAAGCAGCCGGGGCATTTTGTTCAGTCATATTGGCAGCATCCTATTTGCCTTGCTGTTGGCGGCGGCTTCTTTGCTAAGTCCGCGATGGCTTAAAAGCGATAAAGACTTGCCTCAGTTGCAGGCGGCAGTGCAGCAGTTGGGCATTCCTACTTTGGCAGCCAGCCTCTGGCTAGGATTGGCGATCGCTAGTCTCATCCTACTCTTACGCCGCCAGGGTCGCTGGATTTGGAGGGTTCAACTAGTCAGCTTCTTTGCCCTTTTACTAATCATTCTGTTGCCCAGCGTTGCTTTAGTCGATGCCCAACGCCAACTTCCCCTACGCACCATTGCTAATACTATTCTTCAAGTTCGCCAACCGGGGGAACGATTGATGATGGTGGGCTACAGCAAGCCCAGCCTTGTGTTCTATACCCGAAGTCCCTTCACCTTTATTACCGAACACGACAAAGTGCTCCCCGCTATTCAAAAACTCAAGCGCAACCGTAAACGTCGTTCCGTTCTGCTCGTTGTTCGTGCTCGAAAACTTAGAGATACCCAACTTAGTCCCAACCAATACCAGTTTCTCTCTCAATCTGGTGTCTTTCAACTCATCCGCATTCCACTTCAATAG
- a CDS encoding DUF565 domain-containing protein: MQNTRLNTLVEGSLQRLTQWLRNPWRRISMLIISLLFGNFLASAVSTIAGQRAEPDILGAAIVVAIAEVISWMTYANSPRSPRASQPVSPASQPVNQSASQLINQPRTYQRSLLIEALNGLKLGLLYGLFVQAFTLGS, encoded by the coding sequence ATGCAGAACACACGCCTCAATACGTTAGTAGAAGGTTCGTTGCAGCGACTTACCCAATGGTTGCGCAATCCGTGGCGACGAATTTCGATGCTAATTATTAGTTTGTTGTTTGGTAATTTTTTAGCGTCTGCTGTCTCGACGATCGCCGGACAACGGGCAGAACCTGACATTCTTGGGGCTGCGATCGTGGTAGCAATAGCAGAAGTGATTAGTTGGATGACTTATGCCAACAGTCCTCGATCGCCAAGAGCCAGTCAGCCAGTCAGCCCAGCCAGCCAGCCAGTTAACCAGTCAGCTAGTCAGCTAATCAATCAGCCTAGAACATACCAGCGTTCTCTACTGATCGAGGCATTGAACGGGCTAAAGTTGGGGCTACTCTACGGTTTATTTGTTCAGGCATTTACCTTAGGAAGTTGA